The Pseudodesulfovibrio alkaliphilus DNA segment CATGGGTTGGGCGACGATCATGATCCGCGGAGAAACACCCTCTGTTCTTGTCGACGGGGTTGACATCAACCCTTACATCAGCGCAACCCCGTTCAATATTTTCACGGCCGGGACCGGGGCCATTGAGCGCATTGAGGTTCTCAGAGGGACCCAAGCCGCTTCGCAGGGTTCGGGGGCCATGAGTGGAGCCATCAACGTAGTCATGAAAAAGGGCGATGCGGACAATCCCTACGTGAAGCTCGACCTCGACTCTGGCTCTAACAACACGCAAAACGGAGCCATCACCGTAAGCGGCGGAAAGGACAAATTGGCATGGATCATCAACTACGCCCAAAAGTATGCAGACGACTATGACACACCCAAGGGCGAAATCCCCTACACTGAATCAAGATACAAAAACCTGTATGCCCGCCTTGATTTTCTCCTGACAAATGATCATGAAATCGGCCTGGAAACCACGTATGCAGATGGAAAGTACCAGACCGGTGGCGCAGGCTACTATTACCTGGACGATACCAACCGCAAGATATGGCAGAACGAGCCGAAAACCACGTCCATACTCGGTAAATACAATGGCGATTTCGACAGGTTCAACATCAAAACCACTGTCGGGTATATCGAAAACAATCTGGACTATATCTACGGCAACTCACCGTATGACGTGCCATCCTTCCTGAACAAAACCAACACAGTCTCCTATAAGGAACAAGCATTTGTCGGCGACATCCGGTCGCGGATCGAGGTGGTCGAGAATGAGCTTCTCTCCGCACATTTGAACTATTCGCACAAGACAACGGATGCGCATTCCACCTCCACGGGCGCGTCAGTTTACGACTACAAATCAACACAGCACCAAAACAGCTTTACCGGCCAGCTTGAATCAAAGCCCACTGACTACGCGCTGCTCACGGCAGGCGCACGCCATGACGCCTATGACCGAGACGGGAAGACCACTGACAATCTTAGCACAAACTGCGGAATATCGATATATCCCTTTGCAAAAACAGACTACGATTGGACCACCCTCTGGGCTTCGTACAGTGAAGCATTCAAGACCCCACCGGCAAACTACCTGTATATGCCAGCGGCCATGGGTGCAAACCCGGACCTCAAAAACGAACGGTCCGAAGGCTGGGAAATCGGCATCAAGCAGGACATCTCCCACTGGGCCTCCTTCAGCCTCAGCTACTTTAAAACGGAATATCACGATCGAATCGTCTTTGACCTGGCGGCGTTCAAATTAAACAACGTGGGCAAATCGAATGCACAGGGCTATGAAGCCGAAATCTCGATATACCCAACCGACTACCTTACCTTGTATTCGAACTACATAGTGATGGAGCGGATAGACCAGACCATTGACGAAAGGCTCTATTCATCGCCCAACCCCGACTCAAAGCTTGTCTTCGGGGCAATGGTCGACAATTTCTACAACTTCAGCATGGGGATCGAAGGCGCTCACTACATAGATTTCAAGCTCTCCGACGGATCAAGGCATCCCTCGGAAGGCAAGACGGTCTTCGACGCCAAGCTCTCCTATAAAATGGAATACGACAGGCTCACCATCGAACCCCATATTACCGCAACGAACATTACGGACGAAGTGATCTATAGTGCCGGTGATACTGCGGGAATCCAGCCCGGCAGGAGCATTCTTTGCGGAGTAGGCCTTCAATATAATTTCTAAAATAATTCCCTGATCCGGAAGTACCGCAGCATGGCTCTCGACATGCCATGCTGCGTACCCGTATCACAGCGCAGCCTGCGGCCGAACGTAAAACGACAAAAAACATTACCACGATCATGCTCAAAGAAAACTACCAAGCAATCAAATGGTTAATTTCCGTATCCCAGGGGAACCGGATTTTTCTGGTGCTATCCATTATTTGCGCGATGATCGGTGGCTGTATTTCGATACTGCCGTACATACTTTTCTTCGACGTTATCAAAAGCGTAAATACCTCCGCGATCAGCGGGGAATACATATTGAACATTACCGTTGCTGTGGCTGTAGCAATCGTATTGAAGTACGTACT contains these protein-coding regions:
- a CDS encoding TonB-dependent receptor plug domain-containing protein; its protein translation is MKKLTLALLILLSTTYSYGYAESNNATRLDPYVVEVSRSETNYKKLPASIDVITSRDLEIKPKTDNFYDAIKNVTGVHTDQGSGMGWATIMIRGETPSVLVDGVDINPYISATPFNIFTAGTGAIERIEVLRGTQAASQGSGAMSGAINVVMKKGDADNPYVKLDLDSGSNNTQNGAITVSGGKDKLAWIINYAQKYADDYDTPKGEIPYTESRYKNLYARLDFLLTNDHEIGLETTYADGKYQTGGAGYYYLDDTNRKIWQNEPKTTSILGKYNGDFDRFNIKTTVGYIENNLDYIYGNSPYDVPSFLNKTNTVSYKEQAFVGDIRSRIEVVENELLSAHLNYSHKTTDAHSTSTGASVYDYKSTQHQNSFTGQLESKPTDYALLTAGARHDAYDRDGKTTDNLSTNCGISIYPFAKTDYDWTTLWASYSEAFKTPPANYLYMPAAMGANPDLKNERSEGWEIGIKQDISHWASFSLSYFKTEYHDRIVFDLAAFKLNNVGKSNAQGYEAEISIYPTDYLTLYSNYIVMERIDQTIDERLYSSPNPDSKLVFGAMVDNFYNFSMGIEGAHYIDFKLSDGSRHPSEGKTVFDAKLSYKMEYDRLTIEPHITATNITDEVIYSAGDTAGIQPGRSILCGVGLQYNF